In Flavobacterium sp. CBA20B-1, one DNA window encodes the following:
- a CDS encoding pseudouridine synthase, whose translation MYPLEIIYQDEYLVAINKPHDLLVHQSPIARNAEEFAIQIVRDQIGQKVFPVHRLDRKTSGVLLFALDKETNRNLVEQFTNKSTEKKYWAIVRGFCTDELTIDYALHRDDGVLQDAITKIKTLEKAEIVLPYGKHSTSRYSLIEAETLTGRMHQIRKHMAHILHPIIGDRPHGCNKQNKLWLEKFGMKTMLLHAHTLAFTHPQSKQRIYLTAKPSQVFTNVYELLGFKTLNL comes from the coding sequence ATAATTTATCAAGACGAATATCTGGTTGCCATCAACAAACCGCATGATTTACTGGTTCATCAGTCGCCTATTGCTCGAAATGCTGAAGAATTTGCCATTCAAATAGTGCGTGATCAAATTGGCCAGAAAGTGTTTCCCGTACATCGATTAGACCGAAAAACATCGGGCGTTTTGCTTTTTGCTTTGGATAAAGAAACCAACAGAAATTTAGTGGAACAGTTTACCAACAAATCAACCGAAAAAAAATATTGGGCAATTGTTCGTGGATTTTGCACCGATGAATTAACAATTGATTACGCTTTGCATCGTGATGATGGTGTGTTGCAAGATGCTATTACCAAAATAAAAACACTGGAAAAAGCCGAAATTGTTTTACCTTATGGAAAACACTCTACATCTCGTTACAGTTTAATTGAAGCCGAGACATTAACTGGACGCATGCACCAAATACGCAAACACATGGCACATATTTTACACCCAATTATTGGCGATCGTCCGCATGGTTGCAACAAACAGAACAAATTGTGGCTGGAGAAATTTGGCATGAAAACCATGTTGCTGCATGCGCACACTTTGGCGTTTACCCATCCGCAAAGTAAGCAACGCATTTATTTAACAGCAAAACCCTCGCAAGTATTCACAAATGTTTATGAACTGCTTGGTTTTAAAACTTTAAATTTGTAA
- a CDS encoding endonuclease/exonuclease/phosphatase family protein, with translation MEIGFYCFSALLVFASLVPLIQNQHWFFRIFDFGKVQILILQLLVFIAAWFLLPKSTNFYIMQAALMGCMIYEMYLLYPYTPLYKIETKTKNQNSSKSISILSTNIYQFNKEYHRFLNLVNEVNPDIILTMESNQDWENALQPLKEQYPYFCEIALENTYGMHLYSKIEMTNCQKHYFMADDIPSIEADFKTKDGFEFVFFGVHPPPPSPTEEENAKERDGELLAVAKKVKQNKKPTVVIGDFNNVAWAKSSVLFRKTSETIDPRIGRGFISTFHANYKLLRFPIDQMFHTTDIFVEKLKALQPIGSDHLPLYCSFFIDKINNDQEDLVEPIEKEDYEDINEMIEEGKNEESNRESVATE, from the coding sequence ATGGAAATTGGTTTTTATTGTTTTTCGGCGCTTTTGGTTTTTGCATCATTAGTGCCTCTTATACAAAATCAGCATTGGTTTTTCAGAATTTTCGATTTTGGTAAAGTCCAAATTTTAATACTGCAACTTCTTGTTTTTATTGCGGCGTGGTTTCTGCTGCCAAAATCTACAAACTTCTATATCATGCAAGCAGCGCTAATGGGTTGTATGATTTATGAAATGTATTTGTTGTATCCTTACACACCTCTTTATAAAATCGAAACAAAAACTAAAAACCAAAATTCATCTAAAAGTATTTCTATTTTATCTACCAATATTTATCAGTTTAACAAAGAATACCATCGGTTTTTAAACCTTGTTAATGAGGTAAATCCTGATATTATTCTCACTATGGAATCGAATCAAGATTGGGAAAATGCCCTGCAACCTTTGAAAGAACAATATCCCTATTTTTGTGAAATTGCTTTAGAAAATACTTATGGAATGCATCTTTATTCTAAAATTGAAATGACCAACTGCCAAAAGCACTATTTCATGGCAGATGATATTCCGAGCATTGAAGCTGATTTTAAAACCAAAGACGGTTTTGAATTTGTTTTTTTTGGTGTGCATCCGCCGCCGCCAAGCCCTACCGAAGAAGAAAATGCCAAAGAACGAGATGGCGAATTATTAGCTGTTGCAAAAAAAGTAAAACAAAACAAAAAACCTACGGTGGTAATTGGCGATTTTAATAATGTGGCATGGGCAAAATCATCGGTTTTGTTTAGAAAAACTTCCGAAACAATTGACCCCCGAATTGGTCGTGGTTTTATATCAACTTTTCACGCAAATTATAAATTATTGCGTTTTCCGATTGATCAAATGTTTCATACTACCGATATTTTTGTGGAAAAACTAAAGGCATTGCAACCCATTGGTTCAGATCATTTGCCCTTATACTGCTCTTTTTTTATCGACAAAATAAACAATGATCAGGAGGATTTAGTGGAACCTATCGAAAAAGAAGACTATGAAGATATAAATGAAATGATTGAAGAAGGAAAAAATGAAGAAAGCAACCGCGAAAGTGTTGCCACAGAATAA
- a CDS encoding dipeptidyl peptidase 3 codes for MKFNQFALIALAVASITACNKEDKMQHETRRIDSLKNIQFQPEQFADVQVLKYDIPGWEKLTLKEKKLVYYLAQAGYSGRDIFWDQNYKYNLKIRTALENIYTNYKGDRSSENWKKFETYLKRIWFSNGIHHHYSNDKIKPGFPQTYLQKLLKDTKTNLSASIVEILFNDVDAKKVNLNESKGLVQGSAVNFYGKGLNAADVEKFYANMPQPDSLRPLSFGLNSKLVRTESGKIEERIWRSGGMYGAAIDKIVFWLEKAVKVSENKEQAEALNILIDFYKTGDLKKWDDYNVAWVKATEGNIDYINGFIEVYNDPLGHKASYESTVQIKDFDMSAKMEVISKSAQWFEDNSPLMPEHKKKNVVGVSYKTVIVAAESGDTSPATPIGVNLPNADWIRAEHGSKSISLGNIIEAYNKAGGSDKLKEFAFDENEIQLSERYSELADKLHTALHEVIGHASGQLNPGVGTPKETLKSYASTLEEGRADLVALYYLYDQKIQDLGLVDDWKSLGMAAYNDYIRNGLMTQLVRIEPGSDIEEAHMRNRQWVSAWVYEKGKAENVIEKVVRDNKTYFKINNYERLHELFGELLRETQRIKSEGDFKAAKSLVENYGVKVDKQLHKEVLERNKKFNTAPYRGFVNPILVPVTNEQGEITDIVITYPKTFAEQMLYYSKNYNFLPLEN; via the coding sequence ATGAAATTTAATCAATTTGCCCTAATAGCTTTGGCAGTTGCTTCGATAACTGCTTGCAACAAAGAAGACAAAATGCAGCATGAAACGCGCAGAATAGACAGTTTGAAAAACATTCAGTTTCAACCTGAGCAATTTGCCGATGTGCAAGTGTTGAAATACGATATTCCGGGTTGGGAAAAACTAACCCTGAAAGAAAAAAAGCTTGTCTATTATTTGGCACAAGCAGGATATTCTGGCCGCGATATTTTTTGGGATCAAAACTACAAATACAATCTAAAAATTCGCACAGCTTTAGAAAACATCTATACCAACTACAAAGGCGATAGATCTAGTGAAAACTGGAAAAAATTTGAAACCTATTTAAAACGAATTTGGTTTTCAAACGGTATTCACCATCATTATTCAAACGATAAAATAAAACCAGGTTTTCCGCAAACGTATCTTCAAAAACTATTAAAAGACACCAAAACAAACCTAAGTGCAAGCATTGTGGAAATCCTTTTTAACGATGTAGATGCCAAAAAAGTCAACCTAAACGAATCGAAAGGTTTGGTCCAAGGATCGGCTGTAAATTTTTATGGCAAAGGATTAAATGCGGCCGACGTAGAAAAATTCTATGCCAACATGCCGCAACCAGATAGCTTGCGCCCACTTTCTTTTGGATTGAATTCAAAACTAGTACGAACAGAATCGGGCAAAATAGAAGAACGCATTTGGCGCAGTGGCGGAATGTATGGTGCTGCTATCGACAAAATTGTTTTTTGGTTGGAAAAAGCCGTAAAAGTATCAGAAAATAAAGAACAAGCCGAAGCTTTAAATATTTTGATTGATTTTTACAAAACCGGCGACCTTAAAAAATGGGACGATTACAACGTGGCGTGGGTAAAAGCAACCGAAGGAAATATCGATTATATCAATGGATTTATAGAAGTGTATAACGATCCATTGGGACACAAAGCTTCATATGAATCAACTGTGCAGATAAAAGATTTTGATATGTCTGCTAAAATGGAAGTGATTTCTAAAAGTGCGCAGTGGTTTGAAGACAATTCCCCTTTAATGCCCGAACATAAAAAGAAAAATGTGGTGGGCGTTTCTTATAAAACAGTTATTGTGGCAGCAGAAAGTGGCGACACCTCTCCCGCAACACCGATTGGAGTGAATTTACCCAATGCCGATTGGATTCGTGCTGAGCATGGATCTAAATCTATTTCGTTAGGAAATATTATTGAAGCATACAACAAAGCAGGCGGAAGTGATAAATTAAAAGAATTTGCCTTCGATGAAAATGAAATACAATTATCGGAACGATACAGCGAATTGGCAGATAAATTACACACGGCTTTGCACGAAGTAATCGGGCATGCATCAGGACAACTAAATCCTGGAGTGGGCACACCTAAAGAAACACTAAAAAGCTACGCATCTACTTTAGAAGAAGGTCGTGCCGATTTAGTAGCATTATATTATTTATACGACCAAAAGATACAAGATTTGGGCTTGGTAGATGACTGGAAAAGCTTGGGAATGGCTGCATACAATGATTATATCCGCAATGGCTTAATGACGCAATTGGTGCGTATTGAACCAGGCAGTGATATTGAAGAAGCACACATGCGCAATCGCCAATGGGTTTCGGCTTGGGTGTATGAAAAAGGAAAAGCAGAAAATGTAATAGAAAAAGTGGTTCGCGACAACAAAACCTATTTTAAAATAAACAATTATGAACGTTTACATGAATTGTTTGGAGAACTACTGCGAGAAACTCAACGCATAAAATCGGAAGGTGATTTTAAAGCCGCTAAAAGTTTGGTAGAAAACTACGGGGTAAAAGTGGACAAACAATTGCATAAAGAAGTGTTGGAGCGCAACAAAAAATTCAACACAGCACCATATCGCGGTTTTGTAAACCCAATTTTAGTTCCTGTAACCAATGAACAAGGCGAAATTACCGATATAGTGATCACCTATCCTAAAACGTTTGCAGAACAAATGTTGTATTATTCTAAAAATTATAATTTCTTACCTTTGGAGAATTAA
- a CDS encoding cyclase family protein, whose amino-acid sequence MKTTIQHNNKTYTIDLSQPIDISLPIQNNEQNPIAWYLDQPEINPVVMGDFVGSVASGKSSTNFNNILFNPHGHGTHTECLGHITKDFYSINQTLKTFFFTAELISIEPEMIDDDSVITKNQIEKALQNKSSEALIIRTLPNSIDKKHKNYSNTNPAYLSEEAAVFIREKGIEHLLIDLPSVDKEVDEGKLVAHKAFWNVKNINEVNADARFHCTITELVFIDNEVANGTYILNLQIASFENDASPSKPVVFKVF is encoded by the coding sequence ATGAAGACAACCATACAACATAACAACAAAACCTACACTATCGATTTATCACAACCCATCGATATTTCTTTACCAATTCAAAACAATGAGCAAAATCCCATTGCTTGGTATTTGGATCAGCCTGAAATAAATCCTGTGGTTATGGGCGATTTTGTAGGCAGTGTGGCATCGGGTAAATCATCAACAAATTTTAATAATATTTTGTTCAATCCGCATGGTCATGGCACACATACCGAATGTTTGGGACATATTACCAAGGATTTTTATTCAATCAATCAAACCCTAAAAACGTTTTTTTTTACGGCTGAATTAATTTCTATTGAACCTGAAATGATAGACGATGATTCAGTAATCACAAAAAATCAGATTGAAAAAGCATTGCAAAATAAATCATCGGAAGCTTTAATTATCCGAACGCTTCCAAATTCAATCGATAAAAAGCATAAAAATTATTCCAATACCAATCCGGCTTATTTATCTGAAGAAGCTGCTGTTTTTATCAGAGAAAAGGGAATAGAGCATTTGTTGATTGATTTACCAAGTGTGGACAAAGAAGTTGATGAAGGTAAATTAGTGGCGCATAAAGCCTTTTGGAATGTGAAAAATATAAACGAAGTAAATGCCGATGCCCGTTTTCATTGCACCATTACCGAATTGGTTTTTATTGATAATGAAGTTGCAAACGGAACATATATTTTAAACCTGCAAATTGCCTCTTTCGAAAACGATGCATCGCCAAGTAAACCTGTGGTTTTTAAAGTTTTCTAA
- the hemW gene encoding radical SAM family heme chaperone HemW, with amino-acid sequence MAGIYIHIPFCKQACHYCDFHFSTSLKKKEEMIAALHRELFLRKNEITEPIETIYFGGGTPSVLSNQEINLLVDAIYQLFDVVQKPEITLEANPDDLTADRIKELAESKINRLSIGIQSFFDEDIKMMNRAHNADEAWNSLQEAKKYFDNISIDLIYGIPEMTVDRWQQNVQKALDLNIPHISSYALTVEPKTALATLIKNGKIPTPDDGVAHEHFLLLIEMLEKAGFIHYELSNFGKPDYFSKNNSAYWLGKNYLGIGPSAHSFNGENRSWNIANNSLYIKAIQQDKLPSEVEVLSKNDRYNEYVMTGLRTVWGVSLEKIKVDFGQNYLDYLLKNAEIFLTNEKLIIEKNILKTTLKGKFFCDGIASELFWIH; translated from the coding sequence ATGGCAGGCATTTATATCCATATTCCTTTTTGTAAACAAGCTTGTCATTACTGCGACTTTCATTTTTCTACCTCACTGAAAAAGAAAGAAGAGATGATTGCGGCATTGCATCGGGAACTTTTTTTACGAAAAAATGAAATTACAGAGCCCATAGAAACCATTTATTTTGGTGGAGGAACTCCGAGTGTTTTATCGAACCAAGAAATTAATTTATTGGTTGATGCCATTTATCAGCTATTTGATGTTGTTCAGAAGCCGGAGATTACATTGGAAGCCAATCCAGATGATTTAACGGCAGATCGAATAAAAGAATTGGCTGAATCAAAAATCAATCGTTTAAGCATCGGGATTCAATCTTTTTTTGATGAAGATATAAAAATGATGAACCGGGCGCATAATGCTGATGAAGCGTGGAATTCGTTGCAAGAAGCCAAAAAATATTTTGATAATATTTCGATTGATTTAATTTATGGAATTCCCGAAATGACTGTTGATCGCTGGCAGCAAAACGTTCAGAAAGCATTAGATTTAAACATTCCGCATATATCCAGTTACGCGTTAACCGTTGAACCAAAAACGGCATTGGCAACCTTGATTAAAAACGGAAAAATCCCCACACCAGACGACGGAGTTGCCCATGAACATTTTTTATTATTGATTGAAATGCTAGAAAAAGCAGGATTTATTCATTACGAATTATCTAATTTTGGTAAGCCCGATTATTTCTCTAAAAATAATTCTGCTTATTGGTTGGGAAAGAACTATTTAGGAATTGGTCCTTCTGCACATAGTTTTAATGGCGAAAACCGCTCGTGGAATATTGCCAATAATTCTTTGTATATAAAAGCTATTCAACAAGATAAATTACCAAGCGAAGTAGAAGTTTTATCCAAAAATGATCGCTACAACGAATATGTAATGACAGGTTTACGAACCGTTTGGGGCGTATCTTTAGAAAAAATAAAAGTCGATTTTGGACAAAATTATTTAGATTATTTATTGAAAAACGCAGAAATTTTTCTCACCAACGAAAAATTGATAATTGAAAAGAACATTTTAAAAACAACTTTAAAAGGTAAATTCTTTTGCGATGGCATTGCAAGTGAATTGTTTTGGATTCATTGA
- the ruvC gene encoding crossover junction endodeoxyribonuclease RuvC, protein MANERIILGIDPGTTIMGFGLIKVVKNSMEFMQLNELNLAKMTDPYLKLQRIFERTIELIDTHNPDEIAIEAPFFGKNVQSMLKLGRAQGVAMAAGLSRQIPITEYEPKKIKMAITGNGNASKEQVAKMLQQLLGIKELPKNLDSTDGLAAAVCHYFNSGKTVVGKSYSGWGAFVSQNADRVNKK, encoded by the coding sequence TTGGCAAACGAACGTATTATATTAGGAATTGATCCCGGAACAACCATTATGGGTTTTGGATTGATTAAAGTGGTGAAAAATTCCATGGAATTCATGCAACTGAACGAGTTAAATCTTGCCAAAATGACCGATCCTTATTTAAAATTGCAACGCATTTTTGAACGCACCATTGAATTGATCGATACACATAATCCCGATGAAATAGCAATCGAAGCGCCGTTTTTCGGAAAAAATGTACAATCGATGCTGAAATTGGGTAGGGCACAAGGTGTGGCAATGGCAGCCGGATTATCACGCCAAATTCCTATTACCGAATACGAGCCCAAGAAGATAAAAATGGCAATTACAGGCAACGGAAATGCCAGTAAAGAACAAGTAGCCAAAATGTTACAGCAATTATTGGGTATAAAAGAATTGCCCAAAAACCTAGATTCTACCGATGGTTTGGCAGCTGCGGTTTGTCATTATTTTAACTCAGGAAAAACCGTTGTAGGCAAAAGCTATTCAGGTTGGGGCGCGTTTGTTAGTCAAAACGCCGATCGTGTAAATAAAAAATAA
- a CDS encoding isoaspartyl peptidase/L-asparaginase — MKIIIHGGFFSESTTNLETKIAKQQALLRIVKDAYAYLQNHSALETVVYAVSQLEDDELFNAGIGSQIQSDGKIRMSASLMDGETQKMSGVINIEDVKNPIQVAEVLMQVDDRILGGSGATNFARKHGFEAFSTEIPQRKAEYEAKVKSLGTGTVGCVVLDKNGKIAVATSTGGKGFEIPGRISDSATVAGNYANSFCGVSLTGVGEDIVSGAVAAKIVTRVTDGFSLEQAFEKTFAELKPYDGFAGAIAIDNQGNIFHQDSHPSMVFASFDGIKEEVFQ; from the coding sequence ATGAAAATCATTATTCACGGTGGTTTTTTCTCTGAATCAACCACCAATTTAGAAACCAAAATTGCCAAACAACAAGCACTTTTACGCATTGTGAAAGATGCTTATGCGTATTTGCAAAATCATTCGGCATTAGAAACAGTGGTCTATGCGGTTTCGCAGTTAGAAGACGATGAATTGTTCAATGCAGGAATTGGTTCTCAAATTCAATCTGACGGAAAAATAAGAATGAGTGCTTCTTTAATGGACGGCGAAACGCAGAAAATGAGCGGTGTGATTAATATCGAAGACGTTAAAAACCCCATTCAAGTGGCAGAGGTTTTAATGCAGGTTGACGACCGAATTTTAGGCGGAAGCGGCGCTACAAACTTTGCCCGTAAGCATGGATTTGAAGCTTTTTCTACTGAAATCCCCCAACGAAAAGCTGAATACGAAGCAAAAGTAAAATCGTTAGGAACAGGAACTGTTGGTTGTGTTGTTTTAGATAAAAACGGAAAAATTGCAGTTGCTACTTCAACCGGCGGAAAAGGGTTTGAAATTCCTGGAAGAATATCCGATTCAGCTACCGTTGCCGGAAATTATGCCAATTCATTTTGCGGTGTAAGCTTAACAGGCGTTGGCGAAGATATTGTGAGCGGTGCCGTGGCAGCAAAGATTGTAACCCGTGTTACCGATGGTTTTTCGTTAGAACAAGCGTTTGAAAAAACCTTTGCCGAATTAAAGCCTTACGATGGTTTTGCAGGAGCAATTGCGATTGACAATCAGGGTAATATCTTTCATCAAGATTCGCATCCAAGTATGGTTTTTGCAAGTTTTGATGGTATAAAGGAAGAAGTTTTTCAGTAA
- a CDS encoding cyanophycinase, translated as MEILGKLIIIGGAVDKGSFTETNLDKDASKNLNFFETGILKRIIEESKHKEKSRIEVITTASKIPREIGPEYIKAFSYLEANNADVLYIENREQASDPEVLERLKAADVVMFTGGDQLRLTSILGGTPFVDLLISKYRTTEFIYAGTSAGAAAASNSMIYQGSSKEALLKGEVKITSGLGLIDDVVIDTHFVQRGRIGRLFQAVVSNPKVLGVGLGEDTGLLITNGHQMEAIGSGLVILVDGREVKDTSLTQVELGQPISINHLVTHVMSQFDKFDLNTYKMSIHSSQYTN; from the coding sequence ATGGAAATATTAGGAAAATTAATTATAATAGGTGGTGCTGTAGATAAGGGAAGTTTTACAGAAACCAATTTAGATAAAGACGCTTCAAAGAATTTGAATTTTTTTGAAACAGGAATTCTAAAAAGAATCATTGAGGAATCAAAACATAAGGAAAAATCACGAATTGAAGTGATTACAACTGCGTCGAAAATTCCAAGAGAAATAGGTCCCGAATATATTAAAGCATTCAGCTATTTAGAGGCAAACAACGCCGATGTGTTGTATATTGAAAACCGCGAACAGGCAAGCGATCCGGAGGTTTTAGAGCGCTTAAAAGCAGCAGATGTGGTAATGTTTACCGGCGGCGATCAATTGCGTTTAACCTCTATTTTGGGTGGAACTCCTTTTGTAGATTTGTTGATTTCGAAATACAGAACTACCGAATTTATCTATGCCGGAACATCAGCAGGTGCAGCAGCAGCCTCAAACAGTATGATTTATCAAGGAAGCAGCAAGGAAGCTTTGCTGAAAGGTGAAGTAAAAATCACATCGGGTTTAGGGTTGATTGACGATGTGGTGATTGATACACACTTCGTTCAAAGGGGGCGAATTGGTCGTTTGTTTCAAGCAGTAGTGAGCAATCCAAAAGTTTTAGGTGTTGGCTTGGGCGAAGATACGGGCTTGTTGATTACCAATGGGCATCAAATGGAAGCTATTGGTTCGGGCTTGGTGATTCTGGTTGACGGACGAGAAGTAAAAGACACCAGTTTAACACAAGTGGAATTGGGTCAACCTATATCAATCAATCATTTGGTAACACACGTGATGAGTCAATTTGATAAATTTGATCTAAATACATATAAAATGAGTATTCATTCTTCGCAATATACAAATTAA
- the cphA gene encoding cyanophycin synthetase, with translation MKILKVQALRGPNIWSVRRKKLIQMRLDLEEMEEFPTNKIEGFRERIEAMFPTMIEHRCSEGTRGGFFSRVERGTWMGHVIEHIALEIQTLAGMETGFGRTRETKTPGVYNVVFSYTEENVGLFAAESAVRIAEALIAGTEYDVEADIQRMREIRERVRLGPSTGSIVEEAVARDIPWIRLGTNSLVQLGYGINQMRFQATITCKTSNIAVDIACDKEETKRLLELASIPVASGGICVDEEDLEEVVKKIGYPIVIKPLDGNHGKGASINVKNWEDAVTGLAYAKNYSRRVIVEKFITGFDFRVLIIDHKLVAAAKREPAHVKGDGVQTIQQLIDETNQDPRRGYGHENVLTQIDVDRDTTDLLDKLGYTLETIPNKGEIVYLKSTANLSTGGTSVDVTDMMHPENIFLCERISRVIGLDVCGIDIMAENLTQPLKENGGCILEVNAAPGFRMHLAPSEGLPRNVAAPVIDMLYPPGKPSRIPIIAVTGTNGKTTTTRLIAHIVKNNGYKVGFTTSDGIYVQNHMMEKGDTTGPISAEYILKDPTVEFAVLETARGGILRSGLGFSRCDIGIITNIQEDHLGLSDIHTLDDLARVKSVVVRSVKEDGWAILNAEDEQCLKIAKDLSCNVAYFSMDENAPIVKQFAKDGKIVAVYENGFITIKKGEWKIRVERATHVPLTLGGKAKFMIANVLAATLAAYLQGFKTEDISLSLQTFIPSAAQTPGRMNIFEFKKFKVLIDFAHNPAGYRGVEEYLSTVEATKKIGIIAGVGDRRDEDIKECAMIAARMFDHIIIRQEKHLRGRTEQEIIDLIMEGISESERTVTYEIITKETEAIKHAINSAEDGTFITALSDVITNAIEIVQEYLDKENEEVS, from the coding sequence ATGAAAATATTAAAAGTACAAGCCTTAAGAGGACCTAACATTTGGAGCGTTCGCAGAAAAAAATTAATACAAATGCGATTAGATTTGGAAGAAATGGAAGAATTTCCCACCAATAAAATTGAAGGATTTAGAGAGCGAATTGAAGCAATGTTTCCAACGATGATTGAACATCGCTGTTCAGAAGGAACCAGAGGTGGTTTTTTCTCTCGTGTAGAACGAGGCACGTGGATGGGACATGTTATTGAGCATATTGCATTAGAAATTCAAACGCTAGCCGGCATGGAAACAGGCTTTGGAAGAACGCGTGAAACCAAAACACCAGGTGTTTACAATGTAGTTTTTAGTTATACCGAAGAAAACGTTGGCTTGTTTGCGGCTGAAAGTGCCGTTCGTATTGCCGAAGCTTTAATTGCTGGAACCGAATACGATGTGGAAGCAGACATTCAAAGAATGCGTGAAATTCGCGAACGCGTTCGCTTGGGACCGTCAACCGGAAGCATTGTGGAAGAAGCAGTTGCACGCGATATTCCTTGGATTCGTTTAGGTACTAATTCCTTAGTTCAGTTGGGATATGGCATCAATCAAATGCGTTTCCAGGCAACTATCACCTGCAAAACAAGCAATATTGCTGTGGACATTGCTTGTGATAAAGAAGAAACCAAACGCTTGTTAGAATTGGCGTCGATTCCTGTGGCAAGTGGCGGCATTTGTGTGGATGAAGAAGATTTAGAAGAAGTAGTGAAAAAAATTGGATACCCAATTGTGATTAAACCTTTAGACGGTAATCACGGCAAGGGTGCATCAATTAACGTGAAAAATTGGGAAGATGCGGTCACCGGATTGGCTTATGCAAAAAATTACAGCCGCAGAGTGATCGTTGAAAAATTTATTACCGGATTTGATTTTCGTGTGTTGATAATCGATCATAAATTGGTGGCAGCTGCCAAAAGAGAACCCGCTCATGTGAAAGGTGATGGCGTGCAAACCATTCAACAATTAATCGATGAAACCAATCAAGACCCAAGACGCGGGTACGGACATGAAAATGTTTTAACGCAAATTGATGTGGACCGAGATACCACCGATTTATTAGATAAATTGGGCTATACTTTAGAAACAATTCCCAACAAAGGCGAAATTGTATATTTAAAATCTACTGCTAATTTAAGCACCGGTGGAACATCGGTTGATGTGACTGATATGATGCATCCCGAAAACATTTTTCTTTGCGAACGCATTTCTCGCGTAATTGGTTTAGATGTTTGCGGAATTGATATCATGGCAGAAAATTTAACACAACCACTTAAGGAAAATGGTGGATGTATTTTAGAAGTAAACGCAGCTCCTGGTTTCCGCATGCATTTGGCTCCAAGCGAAGGATTACCCAGAAATGTTGCCGCTCCGGTGATTGATATGTTGTATCCGCCCGGAAAACCAAGCCGTATTCCTATCATTGCTGTAACAGGAACAAATGGCAAAACAACCACCACCCGATTAATTGCACATATTGTAAAAAATAACGGTTACAAAGTGGGTTTCACCACATCAGACGGAATTTATGTGCAAAACCACATGATGGAAAAAGGCGACACCACCGGACCTATTTCGGCAGAATATATATTGAAAGACCCTACGGTAGAATTTGCTGTTTTAGAAACGGCAAGAGGAGGTATTTTAAGGTCGGGGCTTGGATTTAGTCGTTGTGATATTGGAATCATCACAAATATTCAAGAAGATCATTTGGGATTGTCTGATATTCATACCTTAGACGATTTAGCCCGCGTAAAAAGTGTGGTTGTGCGCAGTGTGAAAGAAGACGGCTGGGCAATCTTAAACGCAGAAGATGAACAATGCCTGAAAATTGCAAAGGATTTAAGTTGCAATGTGGCTTATTTCAGCATGGATGAAAATGCCCCAATCGTAAAACAATTTGCAAAAGATGGAAAAATTGTAGCGGTTTATGAAAACGGTTTCATCACCATAAAAAAAGGAGAATGGAAAATTCGTGTTGAAAGAGCCACTCATGTTCCGTTAACTCTTGGGGGAAAAGCAAAATTTATGATTGCCAATGTGTTGGCAGCAACTTTAGCGGCATACTTACAAGGATTTAAAACCGAAGATATTAGTTTATCCCTACAAACATTTATTCCGAGTGCTGCACAAACTCCAGGGCGAATGAATATTTTTGAGTTTAAAAAGTTTAAAGTTTTGATTGATTTTGCACATAATCCTGCCGGTTATCGTGGTGTGGAAGAATATTTAAGTACCGTGGAAGCCACTAAAAAAATAGGAATTATTGCCGGAGTTGGAGACCGAAGAGATGAAGACATTAAAGAATGTGCCATGATTGCTGCCCGAATGTTTGACCATATTATTATTCGACAGGAAAAACACTTGCGTGGCAGAACCGAACAAGAAATCATTGATTTGATTATGGAGGGTATTTCAGAATCAGAACGCACTGTTACTTATGAAATCATTACTAAAGAAACCGAAGCTATTAAACACGCAATAAACAGCGCCGAAGACGGCACTTTTATTACTGCCTTGAGTGATGTAATTACCAATGCAATCGAGATTGTTCAGGAATATTTAGATAAAGAAAACGAAGAAGTTAGTTAG